The Heptranchias perlo isolate sHepPer1 unplaced genomic scaffold, sHepPer1.hap1 HAP1_SCAFFOLD_163, whole genome shotgun sequence genome has a window encoding:
- the LOC137309359 gene encoding ferritin heavy chain B-like yields the protein MASQVCQNYHKECEDGVNKQINMELYSSYVYLSMSYYFDRDDVALRHFAEFFKEQSHEEWEHAEKLLKFQNQRGGRVILEDIKKPEQDEWSNGLEAMQRALQMEKNVNQSLLDLHKLSTERTDPHLCDFLETHYLDEQVKMIKKLGDHITNLKRLGAPENGMGVYLFDKLTLGESD from the exons atggcttcccaagtgtgtcagaactatcacaaggagtgtgaggatggtgtcaacaagcagatcaatatggagctctattcctcctatgtttatcttTCTATG tcctattactttgaccgggatgatgttgccctgcgtcactttgctgagttcttcaaggagcagtcgcATGAGGAAtgggagcacgctgagaaactgctgaaattccagaatcagcgtggGGGCCGAGTCATCTTGGAGGATATCAAG aagccagagcaggatgagtggagcaatggtctggaggcgatgcagagagctctgcagatggagaagaatgtgaaccagagtctgctggatctgcacaaactctccactgagaggacagaccctcat ttgtgtgacttcctggagacccactacttggatgaacaagtgaaaatgatcaagaagcttggagatcacatcaccaacctgaagagactgggagcccctgagaatggcatgggagtgtacctgtttgacaagctcaccctgggggagagtgattga
- the LOC137309370 gene encoding zona pellucida sperm-binding protein 3-like → MAGDFLVDTTHLNHTPNARGSVIVIPIECHYFRKGNVSSDPIKPTWIPFSSTKSGEGLLSFSLRLMNDDWLPERTSTVYYLGDLIHIEASVSMTNHMPLKLYIDSCTAALSPDKDSTPRYNIIDSHGCLLDSKAEDSFSTFVLPRGERKLDKLQFDLDAFRFFGDDRSLIFITCHLKVAAVDRRDSMNKACTFQNIWTPLEESTNDVCACCHLGNCSATRDFLVDSRGRRDLVSGPGRTLILLIVGGHPLPSNWNV, encoded by the exons atggctggcGATTTCCTGGTCgacaccacccacctgaaccacaccccaaatgctcgtggatctgttattgtcattcccattgagtgccactATTTTAG gaagggcaatgtgagcagtgaccctatcaagcccacctggatcccattcagctcgaccaagtctggagaagggcttctgtcattctcactgcgtcttatgaacg atgactggcttccagagcgcacctcgactgtctactacctgggtgacctcattcacattgaggcctctgtttcaatgaccaaccacatgcccttgaagctctacattgacagctgtaCAGCTgcattgagcccagacaaggattccaccccaagatacaacatcattgactcccatgg ttgcctcctggacagcaaagctgaggactccttttcaacctttgtgttgccaagaggtgaacgtaagctggacaaactccagtttgatctggatgcgttccgcttctttggagatgaccgttccttg attttcatcacctgtcacctgaaagttgctgcagtggatcggagagattccatgaacaaagcttgtactttccagaatat ctggaccccattggaagaatcgaccaatgacgtgtgtgcctgttgtcatctgggCAACTGCAGTGCCACAAGGGATTTCCTCgttgattccagaggaaggagggatcttgtatctggacctggtaggacattgatcctcttgattgttggaggtcaccctttaccctctaactggaatgtttga